The genome window AGCCAAAGGACCTTGCTGTTTAACAAAGTCGATTTGCTCTTTTACATTCAGGTCGCAGCCTGTTGGGTGAGTTGTGGTGCAGATAAAACCACGAATTTTCGGAGTAATGATCATGGCTAAACGTATCTCTTTCTAGCAAATTTTAGGCTGCCACCATACCCGATTTTCGCTTTCTTTAACAGTTAACGGCTCAATAGGCATCAACAAGTGTATAAGTAAATCCCACATAAAAGCGCATACCTGGTACTAGATCAATACAAGGCACTCAAAACTTCGTAATAATTAAGCGCTAGAATGGTTTCATATACGCAAATGCTCACAGGACTGTGCATTTGATTAGCACCGCAAACGCTATAAATTTCAGGATTTATAAAGATTTTATTAGCGGTTTTGGGTACATTAGGCGACTTTTAAGAATGACACTGAGGTGGATAGGATGCATCATTTACACGGTTACTATTTAGAAGATCTAGAAGTAGGTATGAGTGCGTCTTACGCTAAAACAATATCTGAAGCCGATGTTTATATGTTTGCTGGTATTTCAGGTGATAACAACCCGTTACATGTAAACGCGGAGTATGCCGAGACGACGGTTTTCGAACAGCGAATCGTTCATGGAATGTTTAGTGCAGCACTTATCTCCACAGTAGCCGGTACTAAACTGCCTGGCCCCGGTGCTATTTATGTAGATCAACAAATTAAATTCAAATCCCCTATTTATTTTGGTGATACTGCGACTGCAACACTCACCATCACAGACATCAACACGCGCCATCGCCGCGTCGTACTAAAATCGGATGTCACTGTTAAAGGTAAAGTCGTCGCAACAGGGACAGCCACGTTG of Neptunomonas phycophila contains these proteins:
- a CDS encoding MaoC family dehydratase, which codes for MHHLHGYYLEDLEVGMSASYAKTISEADVYMFAGISGDNNPLHVNAEYAETTVFEQRIVHGMFSAALISTVAGTKLPGPGAIYVDQQIKFKSPIYFGDTATATLTITDINTRHRRVVLKSDVTVKGKVVATGTATLMVDRRPTEPTDA